From one Thamnophis elegans isolate rThaEle1 chromosome 9, rThaEle1.pri, whole genome shotgun sequence genomic stretch:
- the GUF1 gene encoding LOW QUALITY PROTEIN: translation factor GUF1, mitochondrial (The sequence of the model RefSeq protein was modified relative to this genomic sequence to represent the inferred CDS: inserted 1 base in 1 codon), with product MPSFLRKALYLSIRGHQLSHNATFLSYLSLSALKPSLHHAAPSRKYCSKTNKDTVDMSLFPAENIRNFSIVAHVDHGKSTLADRLLEITGAIAKTDHNKQVLDKLQVERERGITVKAQTASLIYNHEGTNYLLNLIDTPGHVDFNYEVSRSLSACQGVVLVVDANQGIQAQTVANFYLAYEAQLSIIPVINKIDLKNANPGMVEAQIENTFDILKEDCIRISAKLGTNVERILQAVIERIPPPAVNIHEPLKALVFDSTFDTYRGVIANIALFSGEIHKGQKITTAHTKKVYEVNEVGILTPDQRPTDKLYAGQVGYLIAGMREIMDAQIGDTVYLHNQPVEPFPGFKSAKPMVFAGVFPTDQSEYSNLKGALEKLTLNDSSVTVQRDNSLALGAGWRLGFLGLLHMEVFNQRLEQEHNASVILTAPTVPYKAILSSPKLIKEHRKEEITIVNPAEFPDQSMVTGYLEPIILGTIVTPKEYIGQILALCQTRRAVQKDMVYMDDYRVMLIYLFPLNEIVVDFFDALKSLSSGYASFDYEDAGYQPADLVKMDIFLNGKSVEELITIVPREKAYSVGKSMCERLRDLIPRQMFEIAIQAALGNKIIARETVKAFRKDVLAKCYGGDITRKMKLLKRQAEGKKKXEENWKRGSAKGRLYQSSQETA from the exons gATACAGTGGACATGTCGTTGTTTCCTGCAGAAAATATTAGAAATTTTAGCATAGTCGCCCATGTGGATCACGGAAAGAGTACGCTAGCAGATCGGCTGCTGGAAATAACAG GAGCAATTGCCAAAACAGACCATAATAAGCAGGTGCTGGATAAACTGCAAGTGGAGCGCGAAAGAGGCATCACGGTGAAGGCTCAGACGGCCTCCCTCATTTATAACCACGAAGGAACAAATTACCTCTTGAACCTCATTGATACACCT GGCCACGTGGATTTTAACTATGAAGTGTCACGGTCGTTGTCAGCCTGCCAAGGAGTCGTGTTGGTTGTAGACGCAAACCAG ggTATCCAGGCTCAAACAGTAGCGAACTTTTACCTCGCATATGAAGCACAACTTTCAATCATTCCCGTTATAAATAAG ATCGACCTCAAGAATGCCAACCCAGGGATGGTGGAAGCTCAGATTGAAAACACCTTTGATATTCTCAAAGAAGATTGCATTCGA ATTTCAGCTAAACTCGGAACAAATGTTGAAAGAATACTTCAGGCGGTGATTGAACGGATTCCCCC GCCGGCGGTTAATATCCATGAGCCCTTGAAGGCGCTGGTGTTCGATTCCACCTTCGACACCTACAGAGGGGTGATCGCCAACATCGCACTGTTCAGTGGAGAAATCCACAAAGGCCAAAAGATCACAACGGCTCACACTAAGAAGGTTTACGAAGTGAATGAAGTAGGGATTCTGACACCCGACCAGCGGCCAACCGATAAACT ATATGCTGGCCAGGTTGGCTACCTGATTGCTGGAATGAGAGAGATTATGGATGCTCAAATAGGAGATACGGTGTATTTGCATAATCAGCCGGTGGAACCGTTTCCTGGGTTTAAATCCGCAAAACCAATGGTCTTTGCAG GAGTGTTTCCAACGGACCAGTCCGAATATTCTAACTTGAAGGGAGCCCTGGAAAAACTGACCCTTAATGACTCCAGTGTAACCGTTCAACGGGATAACAGCCTGGCGTTGGGGGCCGGATGGAG GTTGGGGTTCCTTGGCCTTTTACATATGGAAGTTTTTAATCAGCGCCTGGAACAAGAACACAACGCCTCGGTCATTTTGACAGCTCCCACGGTTCCCTACAAGGCCATCCTTTCTTCCCCCAAATTGATAAAG GAACACAGAAAAGAGGAAATCACGATCGTGAATCCCGCCGAGTTTCCTGACCAATCCATGGTGACGGGATACCTGGAGCCGATAATCCTAGGCACTATCGTGACCCCTAAAGAATATATTGGACAAATATTAGCCCTTTGCCAG ACTCGAAGAGCGGTTCAGAAGGACATGGTGTACATGGATGACTACAGGGTCATGTTGATTTATCTCTTCCCGCTGAACGAAATTGTGGTGGATTTCTTTGATGCGTTAAAATCCTTATCGTCTGGTTATGCCAG CTTTGACTATGAAGATGCTGGGTATCAGCCTGCAGATCTTGTcaaaatggatatttttttaaatggaaaatctGTGGAAGAGCTGATAACTATTGTTCCGAG aGAGAAAGCCTACTCTGTTGGTAAATCCATGTGCGAGCGATTAAGGGACCTCATCCCACGACAAATGTTTGAAATTGCGATCCAGGCAGCTCTCGGCAACAAAATAATTGCCAGAGAAAC GGTGAAAGCTTTTAGAAAGGATGTGCTGGCAAAATGT TACGGAGGTGACATTACCAGGAAAATGAAGCTTTTGAAGAGGCAAGccgaagggaagaaga atgaggagaatTGGAAACGTGGAAGTGCCAAAGGACGCCTTTATCAAAGTTCTCAAGAAACAGCTTGA
- the GNPDA2 gene encoding glucosamine-6-phosphate isomerase 2 has protein sequence MRLVILENYDLASEWAAKYICNCIIQFKPNESRYFTLGLPTGSTPLGCYRKLIDYHKRGDLSFKYVKTFNMDEYVGLPRDHPESYHSYMWNNFFKHIDIDPNHAHILDGNAPDLKAECEAFEKKIEEAGGIELFVGGIGPDGHIAFNEPGSSLVSRTRLKTLAMDTILANAKYFDGDLSKVPTMALTVGVGTVMDAREVMILITGAHKAFALYKAIEEGVNHMWTVSAFQQHPHTIFVCDEDATLELRVKTVKYFKGLMHVHNKLVEPLRSMKEQN, from the exons ATGAGGCTCGTAATCCTAGAAAACTATGATTTGGCCAGCGAATGGGCCGCAAAATATATCTGCAACTGCATCATTCAGTTCAAACCCAACGAAAGCCGATATTTCACCCTTGGATTACCGACAG GAAGTACACCCTTGGGATGCTACCGGAAGCTGATAGACTATCACAAAAGGGGAGATCTCTCTTTTAAATATGTGAAGACATTCAACATGGATGAATACGTAG GGCTTCCCAGGGATCATCCAGAGAGCTACCATTCTTACATGTGGAACAATTTCTTTAAGCACATTGATATAGATCCAAACCACGCTCACATTCTCGACGGGAACGCGCCGGATCTGAAAGCCGAGTGCGAAGcctttgaaaagaaaatagaagaagctGGAGGGATTGAGCTGTTTGTTGGAG gaaTTGGTCCAGATGGTCACATCGCTTTCAACGAGCCGGGATCCAGTTTGGTGTCGAGAACGAGATTGAAAACGCTCGCCATGGACACCATCCTGGCGAACGCAAAATACTTCGACGGCGATTTATCGAAGGTTCCAACTATGGCGTTGACAGTTGGCGTGGGAACAGTCATGGATGCGCGGGAA GTCATGATCCTCATCACGGGGGCACACAAAGCCTTCGCCTTATACAAGGCGATCGAGGAAGGGGTCAACCACATGTGGACGGTGTCTGCCTTTCAACAGCACCCCCATACGATCTTCGTCTGCGACGAAGACGCCACGTTAGAACTCCGGGTTAAAACGGTGAAGTATTTCAAAG GTTTAATGCACGTGCATAACAAGCTGGTGGAACCTCTACGCAGCATGAAAGAGCAAAATTGA